Proteins from a genomic interval of Deinococcus detaillensis:
- a CDS encoding M50 family metallopeptidase codes for MNFLQGIASALTPAGLIWTLLIITVATFLHELAHYALARWQGVKVNSFSIGMGPVLIKQMWRGTEWRLSLLPIGGYVEIDGMAPDLEDGTARAPTRGFAALSPLGKIAVLLAGPVMNLLVAFLIITATLSANGLTTPIENQITISQVLPDSKAEELGLKAGDTITAIDGSALPQSYREAGQDKPGWQRLASVLGVSGAHRLTVERSGQTLQVPFDWTAKVGGVQQKLGVAYGPGQKVTPLSLPGAAVQSGKVLVGAVPQVLNAFKNLFVRFFTLNLKTDEGVVGPVGTVQVVSQAASLGGWTLLGIAAAINLSLGFFNLLPIPGLDGGRILLVLVGVLRGRPLTFAQEQAVTVAGFGLVMLLTVFVLVRDLVRFF; via the coding sequence ATGAATTTCTTGCAAGGCATCGCCTCGGCCCTCACGCCCGCTGGACTGATCTGGACACTGCTCATTATTACTGTTGCCACCTTTTTGCATGAGCTGGCACACTACGCCCTCGCCCGCTGGCAGGGCGTCAAGGTCAATTCGTTTTCTATCGGCATGGGGCCAGTGCTGATCAAGCAGATGTGGCGCGGCACTGAGTGGCGGCTGAGCTTGCTGCCCATCGGCGGCTATGTGGAAATTGACGGCATGGCCCCCGACCTAGAGGACGGCACGGCCCGTGCGCCGACGCGGGGATTTGCGGCGCTCAGTCCGCTCGGTAAAATTGCAGTGTTGCTGGCCGGGCCGGTCATGAATTTGCTGGTGGCGTTTTTGATCATCACCGCCACCCTCAGCGCCAACGGCCTGACCACCCCGATCGAGAATCAAATCACCATTTCGCAGGTTCTGCCCGACTCGAAGGCCGAGGAGCTGGGCCTCAAAGCGGGCGACACCATCACTGCTATTGACGGCTCAGCCTTGCCGCAAAGCTACCGTGAGGCCGGTCAAGACAAACCCGGCTGGCAGCGCCTCGCCTCGGTGCTGGGCGTCAGCGGAGCGCATCGCCTCACCGTCGAGCGCAGTGGGCAGACTTTGCAGGTGCCGTTTGACTGGACGGCCAAAGTCGGCGGCGTGCAGCAAAAGCTGGGCGTGGCGTATGGGCCGGGCCAAAAGGTCACGCCGCTGAGTTTGCCGGGGGCCGCCGTACAGTCCGGCAAAGTGCTGGTGGGTGCTGTGCCGCAGGTGCTCAACGCCTTTAAGAACTTGTTCGTCCGTTTCTTTACTCTCAACCTCAAAACTGATGAAGGAGTGGTCGGGCCGGTTGGCACCGTGCAGGTGGTGTCGCAGGCGGCCAGTCTCGGCGGGTGGACGCTGCTGGGCATCGCGGCGGCGATCAACCTCAGTCTCGGCTTTTTCAACTTGCTGCCGATTCCTGGCTTGGACGGCGGTCGCATTTTGCTGGTCTTGGTCGGCGTGCTGCGGGGCCGTCCCCTGACGTTCGCGCAGGAGCAGGCGGTCACAGTGGCAGGCTTCGGGCTGGTCATGTTGCTAACGGTGTTTGTGCTGGTGCGCGATTTGGTGCGCTTTTTTTGA
- the fba gene encoding class II fructose-1,6-bisphosphate aldolase produces the protein MLVTGSAILVPARAGKYGVGAFNTNNMEITQAIIHTAEKLRSPVIVQMSEGAIKYGGQDLANIVKDLANRASVPVALHLDHGSSYASALNAIRMGFTSVMIDASHHNFEDNMAETRRVVEAAHAMGISVESELGRLGGIEENIIVDEKDAFLTDPEEAVQFIEQTGTDYLAIAIGTSHGAFKGKGRPYIDQARIAKIGEMTSIPLVAHGSSGVPADIIARFRAAGGDIGEAAGIDDDDLRQACQHGIAKVNVDTDLRLASTVGIREVLHANPKEFDPRKIFGPAREVMSQVIEHKMRVLGSVGKA, from the coding sequence ATGCTCGTTACCGGTTCAGCTATTTTGGTGCCCGCCCGCGCTGGCAAATACGGCGTCGGCGCTTTCAACACCAACAACATGGAAATCACCCAAGCGATTATTCACACCGCCGAGAAGCTGCGCTCGCCTGTGATCGTGCAGATGAGCGAAGGGGCTATCAAGTACGGCGGGCAAGATTTGGCCAACATCGTCAAAGACCTCGCCAACCGCGCCAGCGTGCCGGTGGCCCTGCACCTCGATCATGGCAGCAGCTACGCCAGCGCCCTCAACGCCATTCGGATGGGCTTTACCTCGGTGATGATCGACGCCTCGCACCACAACTTTGAAGACAACATGGCCGAAACCCGCCGCGTCGTGGAAGCCGCACACGCCATGGGCATCTCGGTGGAATCCGAACTCGGCAGGCTCGGCGGCATCGAAGAAAACATCATTGTGGACGAAAAAGACGCCTTCCTGACCGACCCCGAAGAAGCGGTGCAGTTCATCGAGCAGACGGGCACCGATTACCTTGCCATTGCCATCGGCACTTCGCACGGGGCTTTCAAAGGCAAAGGCCGCCCCTACATCGATCAGGCCCGCATCGCCAAAATCGGTGAGATGACCAGCATTCCTTTGGTGGCGCACGGCTCCAGTGGCGTGCCAGCCGACATCATTGCGCGTTTCCGGGCAGCGGGCGGCGACATCGGCGAAGCGGCGGGCATCGACGACGACGATTTGCGCCAAGCCTGCCAGCACGGCATCGCCAAGGTGAATGTGGACACCGATTTGCGCCTCGCCAGCACGGTGGGCATTAGAGAAGTGCTGCACGCCAACCCCAAAGAATTCGATCCCCGCAAAATCTTTGGCCCCGCCCGCGAAGTGATGAGCCAAGTCATCGAGCACAAAATGCGGGTGCTGGGCAGCGTCGGCAAAGCTTAA
- the crtI gene encoding phytoene desaturase family protein translates to MSIPTPVNPITTAPPREAFSSRRKTALIIGSGIGGLSLGIRLQSLGFDTTILERMDAPGGRAYQRRVNGYVFDMGPTVITVPHFIEELFALERDRAHLSEPDFPNENSAEPPSHDHTAKYVKLVPISPFYRIYFDDGTFFDYDGDPVHTREQIETLAPEDLSGYEQFQRDARAIFERGFLELGYTHFGDMPTMLKVVPDLMKLDAVRSLFSFVQKYFKNPKMQQVFSFETLLIGGNPLSVPAIYAMIHFVEKTWGIHYAVGGTGALVRGMVKKFEELGGTLRCEAGVGEILTAKEGRKTVARGVRLEGGGEELHSDIVVSNGDWANTYLKRLDSKARKINSDTRVKLAPQSMSLLVIYFGFRDDPARPLSLRHHNIILGPRYEELLREIFGQKVLGKDFSQYLHVPTLTDPDLAPAGHHAAYTLVPVPNNASGIDWATQGPRLVDKVLEMLDERGYIPNLMGRLTHLDYVTPDYFEQTLDSYQGNAFGLEPLLVQSAFFRPHNRSEDVTHLYLVGASAQPGAGTPSVMMSAKMTARLIAEDFGIHPSIAD, encoded by the coding sequence ATGTCCATTCCCACTCCTGTCAATCCCATCACGACTGCGCCTCCCCGCGAAGCGTTCAGCTCCCGCCGCAAAACTGCGCTGATTATCGGCAGCGGCATTGGCGGGTTGAGCCTCGGCATCCGCCTCCAGAGCCTCGGCTTCGACACCACCATTTTGGAGCGTATGGACGCCCCCGGCGGACGGGCCTATCAGCGCCGGGTCAACGGCTACGTCTTCGATATGGGGCCGACCGTGATTACCGTGCCTCACTTTATCGAGGAATTGTTTGCTCTCGAGCGTGACCGCGCCCACCTGTCTGAGCCGGACTTTCCCAACGAAAACAGCGCCGAGCCGCCTTCGCACGACCACACCGCCAAGTACGTCAAGCTGGTGCCGATTTCACCGTTTTACCGGATTTACTTCGACGACGGCACCTTCTTCGATTATGACGGCGATCCGGTACATACCCGTGAACAAATCGAAACGCTGGCTCCCGAAGATCTGAGCGGCTACGAGCAGTTCCAGCGCGACGCCAGAGCCATTTTTGAGCGCGGCTTTCTAGAACTCGGTTACACCCACTTCGGTGACATGCCCACCATGCTCAAAGTGGTGCCGGATCTGATGAAACTCGACGCTGTTCGCAGCCTGTTTTCATTCGTGCAGAAATACTTCAAGAACCCCAAGATGCAGCAGGTCTTTTCCTTCGAGACTTTGTTGATTGGCGGCAATCCACTGAGCGTGCCCGCCATCTACGCCATGATTCACTTTGTCGAAAAAACCTGGGGTATTCATTACGCGGTGGGCGGCACCGGCGCTCTGGTGCGCGGTATGGTGAAAAAGTTCGAGGAACTCGGCGGCACGTTGCGCTGTGAGGCGGGTGTCGGCGAAATCCTGACCGCCAAAGAAGGCCGGAAAACGGTGGCGCGTGGCGTGAGGTTGGAAGGCGGCGGCGAAGAACTCCACAGCGACATCGTGGTGAGCAACGGCGACTGGGCCAATACCTACCTCAAGCGGCTGGACAGCAAGGCCCGTAAGATCAACTCGGACACCCGCGTCAAGCTCGCGCCGCAGAGCATGAGCTTACTGGTGATCTATTTCGGCTTTCGCGATGACCCCGCCCGCCCGCTGAGTTTGCGCCATCACAACATCATTTTGGGGCCGCGCTACGAAGAACTGCTGCGCGAAATCTTCGGGCAAAAGGTGCTGGGCAAGGATTTCAGTCAGTACCTGCACGTGCCTACCCTCACCGATCCTGATCTCGCCCCGGCAGGCCACCACGCCGCCTATACGCTCGTTCCGGTGCCGAACAACGCCAGCGGAATCGATTGGGCGACGCAGGGCCCGCGCTTGGTGGACAAGGTTCTGGAAATGCTCGACGAGCGCGGCTACATTCCCAACCTGATGGGCCGCCTGACCCACCTCGACTACGTGACGCCGGACTACTTCGAGCAGACCCTCGACAGCTATCAAGGCAATGCCTTTGGCCTTGAGCCGCTGCTGGTTCAGTCGGCCTTCTTCCGGCCCCATAACCGCTCGGAAGACGTGACCCATTTGTATTTGGTCGGTGCCAGCGCCCAGCCCGGTGCGGGCACGCCCAGCGTGATGATGTCGGCCAAGATGACGGCCCGCTTGATTGCTGAGGATTTCGGTATCCATCCGTCCATCGCTGACTGA
- a CDS encoding DUF805 domain-containing protein, producing MNEFLGVFKKYATFTGRARRREYWMFQLFYTLFAFLFVGLDVAINLSLGTYTNDGQGYTVLTAIYGIALYIPVLALGFRRLHDAGYSAWWLFIGLIPLVGGIVLFVFTLQDSQPGSNKWGDNPKSFTTYPNMSY from the coding sequence ATGAACGAATTTTTGGGTGTATTCAAGAAGTACGCGACATTCACCGGACGGGCAAGACGCAGAGAGTACTGGATGTTTCAGCTCTTCTACACTCTGTTCGCGTTTTTGTTTGTCGGTTTGGACGTTGCTATCAACCTTTCCCTGGGAACTTATACGAATGATGGTCAAGGGTATACGGTTCTGACAGCTATCTACGGCATAGCACTATATATCCCCGTCTTAGCATTAGGTTTTCGCCGTCTCCACGATGCAGGCTACAGCGCATGGTGGTTGTTCATCGGCCTCATTCCTCTAGTGGGCGGAATCGTTTTGTTCGTCTTCACTTTGCAAGATAGCCAACCAGGCAGCAACAAGTGGGGAGACAATCCAAAATCGTTCACCACTTACCCCAATATGAGCTACTGA
- a CDS encoding phage holin family protein: protein MEQNKGLGGSLIDVFDAAVNLIKTEAGVLTKRATDVIKAKGIGVVLLLAATAPLTLGLIFIILALFYGLMRLGLGAWAAALFIALASFGMAGLLVVIGLGRLSAKVKDDETAESYDLKTPYTQQAGELRDDDTIVAGRASVPQGQQVGRVQEVHLHGAAKVEGVRGGKEDIVPTAPLAAGKNAGEGSIAERSGTASSTVAHNPQHQKHGNNDAGPHVPDKSKSAPAGISVSTEPTYKDDMKKEGY, encoded by the coding sequence ATGGAACAGAACAAAGGTCTCGGCGGGTCATTGATTGATGTCTTTGACGCCGCAGTGAATTTAATCAAGACCGAAGCGGGCGTGCTGACCAAGCGGGCCACTGACGTAATCAAAGCCAAGGGCATCGGGGTGGTGCTGCTGCTGGCGGCCACTGCACCGCTAACATTGGGCCTCATTTTTATTATTCTGGCGCTGTTTTACGGCTTGATGCGCTTGGGGTTAGGGGCTTGGGCCGCCGCGCTGTTTATCGCGCTGGCCAGCTTCGGCATGGCGGGCTTGTTGGTGGTCATCGGGCTGGGCAGACTCTCGGCCAAAGTCAAGGACGACGAAACCGCTGAGAGCTACGACCTCAAAACGCCGTACACCCAGCAAGCAGGCGAACTCCGTGACGACGACACCATCGTGGCTGGCCGCGCCAGCGTGCCGCAGGGCCAGCAAGTCGGCCGCGTACAAGAAGTGCATTTGCACGGCGCAGCCAAAGTCGAAGGCGTCAGAGGCGGCAAAGAAGACATCGTGCCAACTGCGCCGCTGGCCGCCGGCAAAAATGCAGGCGAAGGCAGCATTGCCGAGCGCAGCGGTACAGCGTCCAGTACCGTTGCCCATAATCCCCAGCACCAGAAGCACGGCAACAACGACGCGGGGCCGCATGTGCCGGATAAGAGCAAGTCAGCTCCGGCTGGAATCAGCGTCAGCACTGAACCCACTTACAAAGACGACATGAAAAAGGAAGGTTACTGA
- the dxr gene encoding 1-deoxy-D-xylulose-5-phosphate reductoisomerase, which yields MRLTILGSTGSIGTQTLDVARERGDTLAALAAGKNLDLLEAQVREFRPELVSVDEAVLSEARQRFGSLVRVIADESEVAVQTAEVCVNAMSGLKGLAPTRAALEAGRAVALATKEAMVISHHLIWEAAERGGGRIVPVDSEHTGIYQALAGENMDDVAELILTASGGPFRQGPADLSHITPAQALKHPSWSMGRKITIDSATLFNKGLEVMEAASLYGVPVEKVGVLVHPQSIVHALVRFCDGSLKAQLGPTDMRLSIAYAIDAAPSGMRGPGDVRGTRRRGEVAGHLGFHLTGQLEFTDPDLERFPCLALAYRAGAAGGLLPTALNAADEVAVEAFLNGQLSFLGIARVLETVLDETPNGTLTWDALAETDAWARRRTGELIHSGTLNNRTLNPEVNL from the coding sequence ATGCGTTTAACCATCCTCGGCTCAACTGGTTCTATCGGCACGCAAACGCTGGACGTGGCCCGTGAACGTGGCGACACGCTGGCGGCGCTGGCAGCGGGCAAAAACCTCGACCTTCTCGAAGCCCAAGTCCGCGAATTCAGGCCGGAGCTGGTCAGCGTGGACGAAGCGGTGCTCAGCGAAGCCAGACAGCGCTTCGGCTCGCTCGTCCGCGTGATCGCCGACGAAAGCGAAGTGGCCGTTCAAACGGCGGAGGTCTGCGTCAATGCCATGAGCGGCCTCAAAGGACTCGCGCCTACCCGCGCCGCGCTGGAAGCGGGCAGGGCGGTGGCGCTGGCGACCAAAGAAGCCATGGTGATTAGTCACCACCTGATCTGGGAAGCGGCCGAGCGCGGCGGTGGGCGGATCGTGCCGGTGGACTCCGAGCACACCGGCATTTATCAAGCGCTGGCGGGCGAAAACATGGATGACGTGGCCGAGCTGATTCTCACGGCGTCGGGCGGCCCGTTTCGGCAAGGCCCCGCCGACCTGAGCCACATCACTCCGGCCCAGGCGCTCAAGCACCCGTCGTGGAGCATGGGCCGCAAAATCACCATTGATTCGGCCACTCTCTTTAACAAGGGGCTCGAAGTCATGGAAGCCGCCAGCTTGTACGGCGTGCCGGTGGAAAAGGTGGGCGTGCTGGTGCATCCGCAGAGCATCGTTCACGCCCTGGTGCGCTTTTGCGACGGCAGTCTCAAAGCCCAGCTCGGCCCCACCGACATGCGACTCTCTATTGCTTACGCCATCGACGCTGCGCCCAGCGGAATGCGTGGCCCCGGTGATGTGCGTGGGACGCGGCGTAGGGGAGAGGTCGCGGGTCATCTCGGCTTTCATTTGACGGGTCAGCTCGAATTTACCGACCCCGACTTGGAGCGTTTTCCCTGTCTGGCACTGGCTTACCGGGCGGGCGCGGCGGGCGGCTTACTTCCCACTGCTCTCAACGCCGCCGATGAAGTGGCGGTGGAGGCCTTTTTGAATGGGCAGCTCAGTTTCTTGGGGATCGCCCGCGTCCTCGAAACTGTGCTGGACGAAACCCCCAATGGAACACTGACTTGGGACGCCCTCGCCGAAACCGATGCTTGGGCGCGGCGGCGAACGGGCGAACTGATTCACTCCGGAACACTGAACAACCGAACATTGAACCCAGAGGTCAACCTATGA
- a CDS encoding transcriptional regulator, with product MFNPPTVEDLQETRRANEKLVLAALDSKPEWVETELAKTTSLALSHLRAALASLLDQGRVRRLPGTGTRAVYGLADPGLADVPATPLTADAKKIRDYLEGRADSALHMADQLRMTREDIMVALSLLNAHKQITCTFVGSLVVFRLREAQALIDQKDNKKKQVA from the coding sequence ATGTTTAACCCACCTACCGTCGAAGACCTGCAAGAAACCCGCCGCGCCAACGAAAAATTGGTGCTGGCCGCGCTGGACAGCAAACCAGAGTGGGTCGAGACGGAACTCGCCAAAACCACCAGCTTGGCACTCTCGCACCTGCGTGCGGCGCTGGCCAGCTTGCTCGATCAAGGCCGGGTGCGCCGTTTGCCCGGTACCGGCACCCGCGCCGTGTACGGTCTGGCCGATCCGGGTCTCGCCGACGTGCCCGCCACCCCGCTGACGGCGGACGCCAAGAAAATCCGTGACTACCTCGAAGGCCGCGCCGACAGCGCCCTGCACATGGCCGATCAGCTCCGCATGACCCGCGAAGACATTATGGTGGCCCTGAGTTTGCTCAACGCCCACAAGCAGATCACCTGCACCTTTGTCGGCAGTCTGGTGGTCTTCCGTCTGCGCGAGGCCCAGGCCTTGATCGACCAAAAAGACAACAAGAAAAAGCAAGTGGCTTAA
- a CDS encoding class I SAM-dependent methyltransferase: protein MSGSGQLEQSVIEGTVNFSPVGSAPARPTSPSARTPAQRSNMLDLTARGYALWRAHSLSLLTGGPLPLTREAEYFLSLCRPQTGQQWLDVGTSAGFYAGVLARAGAEVLACDISPAMLREAARREPDSRIQYALLNAEHTGLPAESLDGVSIGATLNETACPQQMFTEAQRLLRPGGQLWVMALGRDGTAKQALLSRLGGLSFPDEAQLDAWLPQMRCVDGWRRSNVLFRHWIKSDGQGSL from the coding sequence ATGTCTGGCTCTGGGCAACTTGAACAAAGCGTCATTGAAGGAACCGTAAACTTCTCGCCTGTGGGGAGCGCTCCGGCCCGCCCCACTTCACCGTCTGCCCGCACGCCTGCGCAGCGCAGCAACATGCTGGATCTGACCGCCCGGGGGTACGCGCTGTGGCGTGCCCACTCGCTGAGTCTGCTCACCGGCGGCCCGCTGCCGCTGACCCGCGAGGCCGAGTATTTCCTCTCGCTGTGCCGCCCACAAACGGGGCAGCAGTGGCTCGACGTGGGCACCAGCGCCGGATTTTACGCTGGGGTGTTGGCCCGCGCCGGAGCCGAGGTGCTGGCCTGCGACATCAGCCCCGCCATGCTGCGTGAAGCGGCCAGACGCGAGCCGGACTCGCGCATTCAGTACGCTCTCCTCAACGCGGAGCATACTGGACTCCCCGCCGAGAGTCTCGACGGCGTGAGCATCGGCGCGACCCTCAACGAAACGGCGTGTCCCCAGCAGATGTTCACCGAAGCCCAGCGCCTGCTGCGTCCCGGCGGGCAGTTGTGGGTGATGGCTTTGGGGCGCGACGGCACCGCCAAGCAGGCGCTGCTGAGTCGGCTGGGCGGCCTGAGCTTCCCTGATGAAGCTCAGCTTGACGCTTGGCTGCCGCAGATGCGCTGCGTGGACGGCTGGCGGCGCTCGAATGTGCTGTTTCGGCACTGGATCAAGTCAGATGGACAAGGCAGCCTCTAG
- a CDS encoding phytoene/squalene synthase family protein: MTRHHSKTFYFGSRFFPLSQRQAVWAVYAACRQGDDIVDEPGGGSAVLEEWWDATRAALSGSGFSAQHAHPVGKALRWAASQYTIPAEAFYELFLGLQMDLKMDASGQPCADFADLELYCRRVAGVIGFMIAPICGYSGGERTLDYALRLGQAMQLTNILRDVGEDLERGRVYLPQTLLDEYGVTRAMLEAGQVTPPYRALMRYLTQQARAWYTEGRAGLPYLHGSGRLAVTAAARAYEGILADLEANDYDNFSRRAHVSGPRKLLMLPGAWWEVKSQPKLA, encoded by the coding sequence CTGACCCGTCACCATTCCAAAACGTTTTACTTCGGTTCGCGTTTTTTTCCTTTGTCTCAGCGCCAAGCGGTCTGGGCGGTTTACGCCGCTTGCCGCCAGGGTGACGACATTGTCGATGAACCGGGCGGCGGCTCGGCGGTGCTGGAAGAATGGTGGGACGCCACACGCGCGGCGCTGAGCGGCTCGGGTTTTTCCGCGCAGCACGCCCACCCGGTCGGCAAAGCGCTCCGCTGGGCCGCTTCGCAGTACACCATCCCTGCCGAGGCCTTTTACGAGCTGTTTTTGGGCCTGCAAATGGACCTGAAGATGGACGCCAGCGGCCAACCGTGCGCCGACTTTGCCGACCTCGAACTGTATTGCCGCAGGGTCGCGGGCGTCATTGGTTTCATGATCGCGCCGATTTGCGGCTACAGTGGCGGAGAGCGCACGCTCGACTATGCGCTGCGGTTGGGTCAGGCCATGCAGCTCACCAACATTTTGCGCGATGTGGGCGAAGACCTTGAGCGGGGCCGGGTGTATCTGCCGCAAACCTTGCTCGACGAGTACGGCGTGACCCGTGCCATGTTGGAAGCCGGGCAAGTCACCCCGCCTTACCGCGCTTTGATGCGCTACCTGACCCAGCAGGCGCGGGCGTGGTACACCGAAGGCCGCGCTGGGCTGCCGTATCTGCACGGCTCAGGCCGCTTGGCGGTGACGGCCGCCGCCCGCGCTTACGAAGGCATTTTGGCCGACTTGGAAGCCAACGACTACGACAATTTCAGCCGCCGCGCCCATGTCAGCGGCCCGCGCAAACTGCTGATGCTGCCCGGCGCGTGGTGGGAAGTCAAATCGCAGCCCAAACTCGCCTAA